CCAGTTGCGCCACCAGCGTCCGCTGAGCACGAAGCGCGGGAAGGTCACGAACTGCTCCACCAGCAGCCGGCCGATGGCGTCCTTGCGGCCGCTGAAGGGTTCCGGCTGCACGGCTTCGAGTTTGTGGCCCTGGGCCTGCAGCGCCAGGGAGGCGAGGAGGCCGATGACGCCCAGTACCAGGGGGCGGAAGCTGAAGGTGAAGAGTCCGTTGACCAGGGTCAGCGCGGCGACGATGAAGATCGGCACCGCGATGATGTGCAGGATGAGGTTGGTCGGATGCTGGTGGTTGTCGGAGTAGGTCCGCCACTGCCAGGCGTGAAGGTTGGGAAGTCGTTTGCCCATGACACCGCTCCTTGAAGAAATGCCCGAAGTCTAGTCCGGCCCTTGCGGGCCGGCGAATGGCATCTGTCTATGGCGCGGATAGCCGTTGGCGAGGGTTCTCCGGCCCCCTCAGGCGCGCAGTTTCAGCTGGCGGATGGCGTGGGACAACTCGCTGGCCAGCTCCGCCAGCTGGGTGCTGGTGCTGGCGGATTCCACGGTCTGGCTGACGGTGAGCTCGGTGACGTCGCGGATGCCCACCACGGCGCGGGTCATTTCCTCGGCCACCTGGCTCTGCTGCTCGGCGGCCACGGCGATCTGGGTATTGCTCTCGCGCAT
This genomic window from Pseudomonas furukawaii contains:
- a CDS encoding Mpo1-like protein; this encodes MGKRLPNLHAWQWRTYSDNHQHPTNLILHIIAVPIFIVAALTLVNGLFTFSFRPLVLGVIGLLASLALQAQGHKLEAVQPEPFSGRKDAIGRLLVEQFVTFPRFVLSGRWWRNWRQRK